The Merismopedia glauca CCAP 1448/3 DNA segment TTCGCGCTCAGGCAACTTCAGAAGTTAAAGCGATTATCGAACGGTGCGAAAAAGATAAAAACGTCAGAGATGCAGCCTTAGATGTAGTTAAAGAATCAATAGTTAAAACTATTGACGAACTACCCGAAGATGATCCAATTAAAGTGGCAACTGCAACTAATGGCAAAGCTGTGGGTAATATCTTTAAAGAAGTGACTAAGCAGCTAATGCGTAGCCAGATCATCGACCAGAAAATTCGCATTGATGGTCGTCAGTTGGATGAAGTTCGCCCAGTTTCTTGCATGGTAGGTCTTCTTCCTCGACGGGTACATGGCAGTGGTTTATTCAATCGAGGATTAACCCAAGTTCTATCTGCCTGTACTTTAGGTACTCCAGGAGATGCCCAAGCATTAGCTGATGACTTTTTTGGTGAGGATAGTAAACGCTATCTACATCACTACAACTTCCCTCCCTATTCAGTAGGTGAAACTCGTCCTCTACGCGCTCCAGGTCGCCGAGAACTCGGTCATGGTGCTTTGGCAGAACGCGCTCTAGTGCCCGTACTCCCATCTAAAGAAGATTTTCCCTACGTAATTCGGGTGGTTTCGGAAGTTTTATCTTCCAACGGGTCAACTTCTATGGGTTCTGTTTGTGCCTCTACTTTATCTTTAATGGATGCTGGGGTGCCGATTAGTAAACCCGTCAGTGGCGCGGCGATGGGTCTGATCAAAGAAGGAGAGGAAGTCCGAATCCTGACTGATATCCAAGGAATAGAAGATTTCTTAGGAGATATGGACTTTAAGGTCGCGGGAACGGATACTGGAATTACTGCTTTGCAAATGGATATGAAAATTGCAGGTTTACCTGTAACTACCATTGCTGATGCAGTTCACCAAGCCAGACCTGCCAGACTGCACATTTTGTCCAAAATGTTAACCGCTATAGCTCAGCCACGCTCGGAATTATCTAGTTTTGCCCCACGGTTATTAACCATGAAAATCGAACCGGAATTTATCGGTTTGGTAATTGGACCTGGAGGGAAAACCATCAAAGGGATTACCGAGAAAACTGGCGCTAAGATCGATATTGAAGATGATGGAACTGTTACAGTTTCCGCTTTAGACAGCGAAAAAGCCAAAAAAGCGATCAATATCATTCGTGGTTTAACTCGCAAACTTAATGAAGGAGATGTTTATGCGGGTCGGGTGACGCGGATTATCCCGATAGGTGCTTTTGTGGAGTTATTTCCTGGTCAAGAGGGGATGATTCATATTTCTCAATTAGCTGACTATAGAGTGGGCAAAGTTGAAGACGAGGTATCTGTGGGAGATGACGTAGTGGTTAAAGTCCGTGAAATTGATAATAAAGGTCGGATCAATCTCACCCGTTTAGGGATTCATCCAGATGAAGCTGCCGCCGCTAGAGCAAACAATGGTTAAGTCTTGGGGCGTTAGCACGCGATAGGTGATGAGTTAGTTGTTGGCTTTTAGAAATATAACTAGAAGCTAACAGCTATGAGCGATTACCCACAGCGATCGCTTTGGTTCCCTTTATTTAATCAAAGAATCTAGGAAACTTATCTTGCCATATGAACAATACTTCTTTAATGGATGATGCAAAATTAATAGAAAGCTTTGCTCAAGGGGAAACTCAACCGCTAATTACTAAAAACTTACGGATAGAATCAGCCTGGAAAACTATACAACTAACTACTGCTAAAGGGGAAATGATTGGCATCTTGAAGATGTCAGAAGAACGTCCTTATGCTTTGACTAAATATGACTCTGAATATTGGGATTTAATCCATCAAATCTTAATAGATAATCGTTTTGTTCCTTGTGGAAAATCTAATAATCAACCTGGTTTTTTCCAATATCAAAAGCATGATGTCCCGAAAGGATATAAAATCCGATATACGGAAGCTAGATTACTTTGGAAAACTTGGTGGCCCAAACAACGTCGCCAAAGACGCTATGAAATTCAGTTAGATATGTTGGTTTTTCGTCAAAATCGGTGGTATCCGATTCAAGATATCGTTGTTAATGACGCAATATTTTATGTTAAAACATTAGTGGGTGAAATTACCCTATCAATGTCAGATTACATAGTCTGGTTGGAGAAAGTTCAAGACAAGCAAATCTTGCCAGAACCCCAAATATTACCTAATCCAGAAAAAAATATGCTCTGGGAATCTGAACTACCAATAGAAGAAGATACTTCAGTAACCACGCCTTTACCTAAACCCAGCAAATTTACACCTCAAAAAGCGAAAACTGTGGCAACGAGTGGAGAGAAAGTTAAATCTCAACCAGCTATGAGTTCTGATACAGAAACTAAGATTGAAAAAGCTCTTTTACAATTAAAAGTTAAAGCTATTAAAGTTTTATCTAATTATCTGGAAAATGGTGCCACAGAAATCACGACTGAAGTTATTAAAGATGCATCGGGCAAAGTGACTAGTACTAAAATTGTCACCAGTCAAAAGCCCTGTCCTCAGTGGGTGGTAGAAATTTTGGTTAAATAAGCTCAACTTAAAGTAACCAAGACTTTAGGCAAATCAAAAAGTAGAAATTGATGTGTTGATTTAGATGGGAGATTTAGCGATTTAACTGCTCAAAGGTTTTTGCTGCTAAACTAGTCTAATCTCAGACCCTTTAATTTTGCTCATCTTTAAAAAATACTGGATTTGGCGATCGCGTAGCCGCCGCCTAGCGGCATCATACCTGCGGAATGTGGGTTTAAAGTCAGATTATTCTGCCAATCTCGTCACATTTTGCCGCTCTTACTCAATTTGCTGAACTTAATTTCCCTATCCAGTAATATGTTGCATCACGATATCGAATTTTCGCTCTAGTTCGACGAATCGCCCTTCAAGTCTGTCAAATCGTTGATTCACATCTACCTTTAGCCCATCAATGTCTTCATAGACGCGATTGAAAGCACCGTTTAGCTCACGCCAAGTAACTTGTGCATCTTCCAATCTGCTAATCCTACATTGACTTCCTCCATGAGGGGTCGAGGCGGATGTTACCATCCAGCCCCTCCCATCCGAAACCCGACGTGAGATTTTCACCTCATCGGGCTACTCAACATATCTACCCTTGTCAGTGGGACTCTCTACCTTTGGACGAAAGAATATTCCGTATCTAAGGCAGTTTTTTGATCGTGGCAATGGTGAAGGCATCGATGTAGCATGGATTGCAGCCCCAGGCACGTCAGGAATGGTTTCAAGAAACCTTAGCCCCGTCAGACCTAACCTTGTTGCCAATAACGCCTAATCCCCTAAAAAAATATGTCTTGAGATCTGGTATTATTGCTAATTAATTGCAATAATGTAATCAAGACATCAATGGTCAGGCTTCCCTAGTGTTGGGAAAAGGTTCAACCTACCTGTACTAATTGATTGACTGTGGTTTGATCCCCTAGACCCAGAAGTATTTGGGATTGGCAAGGTAAGGTAGCTAAAAAGTAGTAAATATTAGCAATAGTGGTTTATGCCTAAGTCTAAACAAATTACTAAATTCGCGATCGCCGGTAAATTTATCGGTTTTACCCTGAAAGATGACAACCAAATCAAAGAGATCCAATTACAGACCTATAAAGGAGAAGTTTGGATTAAACCTAATAAAGAGTTGCGTCCTACTCTCAAAAATGTCATCTCTGTAGGCGATTTGGTCATAGTGGAGGGTGAAAAGCACTTGAATGACAAAAATGGTCAAACTAAGCTAAAAGCCCATCTAGTCACCCTCAAGCAGCCAGCGATCGCAGTTGAGGCGACAAAACACCCAGATCCGCTTCTCTCTTGTACCAATAATCTCCTAGCTAAATCCATAAATCAGCAGCCAATCGCTAGCATCCTGATTTGTCAGAAATCTGATTGTCAAAAACGGGGTAGCCAAAATGTTTGTCGTCAGATTGAAGAAGCTTTACGCGATCGCGGTTTAGAATCACAAATTATCATTAAAAAAGTTGGTTGTATCAAACAGTGTAAATCTGGTCCTCACATGGTTTTAATGCCAGATAAAACCCGCTACAGTGAAGTTAAACCCAGTCGCATCCCTGAATTAATCGAAAGACATTTTTCTGGCTATAAACAGCCTCAAAGTGCCTAATCAGTTGCTTTAGCAGTTATTGAGGCGATGATATCCGACATTAGACCTTTTGCAAAAGTCGAACCGTATAGATTGGAGTAAAGAGTAAAGAGTAATTGGGAACTAGTGCAGATCTATACAAATAATTTTGGCTACCTACTTATCGTGTAAACGGTGAGCTAAATTGATGGTATCGCTCATCTTCAAATATCAACCAATATGAGATTTGACCATCCCTTATGTATTAGCATGATGGGGATTTCAATCGCTCTAGTTCAAATTGCGCCATCTGTAGCTTTATCCCCTCAAGAAGTCGGTAAAATCGCCAAAAAAATTGTCGTGCGGATTGATGCTGGCACAAGTCAGGGTTCGGGGGTCATAATTAGCCATGAAGGGAATACTTACCATGTGCTAACAGCTAAGCACGTCATGTTTACAGAGAAAAATAGCTATGCCGTTATTACTCCCGATGGCGATCGCTACCTCCACTGACCGGAAAAAGAGGAATTTTTATCAAATCTCCCCGCTTATTAGGGGCAGCTACGACATTTAATCGAGCTTACACACCAGGCGCGACTTACTATTTTAACGTTAGTATCCCAGAAAATGCGGAAGGCTCTCTCAAACAGATAACCCTGACTCAAGTAGAAGGGGAAGATATTAAGTACCGATTAGACGAAACAGAAGCTTTTGAAGGTACACATCGAGATCGAGGTGCAGATCTCAAACCTATAGAAGTAGCGAACAATCCAGAAACCCGCACAATTTCTGTAACTTTCTCTTCCCCTGTTCCCCCAGGTAAAACAGTAACTATTGGCTTATCCCCCACTCACAACCCGATGGATGGCGTATATTTATTCAAAGTTAAAGTCTTTCCTGAAGGTGACAATCCTCAAGCTTTAGAATTAGGTGTAGGTAGGTTACATTTCTACAATCGCTAGCGATCGCACTTTCCTGCCACAAATAATTATTATTTATGACTGGCACTAGGTGACCTAGATCGGATATACCAAAACTAGCACAACAGTTAGGGAATCATAACCATGAAGTTAGCATCTGCTCTAGTGGCGATCGCATTTTGCTTAGTCGCCTGTCAAGCACAAAGCGATACTCAAACTCCCCTAGGAACCAGTTCTCCAGTCGCTTCTACATCAACCAAGTCTCAAAATCAAGGCGCTTTCATCGGACAGGGACACTCTACCACTGGAAACACCAAAATAGTGACAGAAAATGGTCAAAAATATTTACTACTAGATTCAGGCTTTAGTACTGACAATGGTCCCGATCTTTTCGTCATTTTACACAAATCTGTACCACCCCAAGACTACGATGCCAAAAACTACGTCAACTTGGGTAAACTCGAAAAAACTAGCGGTTCTCAAAAATATTCAATTCCCGCCAACATTAATCCTCAAGATTTTCGTTCTGTTGCCATTTGGTGTCGTCAATTCAACGTGACTTTTGGCTATGCTCCCTTAGCTAAGTGAGCGCTTAACTATATAATTAGCTATTAATCGTTAATTTCTTGACCAAAAGCGCTTCAAGTCCATCAGAAGACAAAAGTTTATCAAATGAGAACTCATGAACCAAAGTTTCATTGAATCTCTTTACTTCTGACTTCTGTACAGACGTAGCACTGCTACGTCTCTACGAATGACTTCTGACTTATTGATTATCCATCGGTTCATCTTCTTCAGCTTTTGGCTGATTATTAGATTGATTATTGTTTCTAAAATAGCGACCAGAACTGGGATTTTTGCGAAATCTTCGAGCATACGCTAGATTTCTTTCCGCTTTTTCTTTTTTCAGATTGCGGCGCTTTGCCATGATGACCTCATTAAAAAATTAACCTACTGCACAATAGAGCCAGGGAATTTCCAACTATACAAGCTCTATTACCAACTTAGCAGAAAGATCTATGGTACTACTTTTTGTCTTGTGAGGAAAGCAAAAATTGCTCACAGCGATCGCCTTTTTTCCTCAACACCATAATACTCGCGATACCAATCAACAAATTTAGGAATGCCAATCTCAATCGGAACTTGGGGTTTAAAGTCAACCGCTTTGGCTAAATCATTTATATCAGCATAAGTTTCGAGAACATCTCCTGGTTGCAAGGGTAAAAAGTTCTTTTTCGCTTCTTTCCCAATCGCTTGTTCTAAAACTTCAATAAATTTTCCTAACTCAACTGATTGATTATTACCAATATTATATATTCGATATGGAGCCATACTCGTTGCTGGATCTGGATCTAATCCAGACCAATTAGGATTAACTTTAGCTGGATTATCTAATACTTTAACCACACCTGCTACAATATCATCAACATAGGTAAAATCTCGTTTCATTTTGCCATAATTGAAAACATCAATCGGACGATCTTCAAAGATAGCTTTAGTAAATAAAAAAGTTGCCATATCTGGTCTTCCCCAAGGACCATAGACCGTAAAAAAGCGTAAGCCAGTAACAGGAATTTGATACAGGTGACTATAGCTATGAGCCATTAATTCATTAGCTTTTTTGGTAGCAGCATAAAAACTAATGGGGTGGTCTACAGTATCGTGGACAGAAAAAGGCATTTTCGCATTTGCACCATAAACTGAACTGGAAGAAGCAAAGACTAAATGTTCTGGTTTGAAGTGTCGGCAACCTTCTAAAATATGCATGAATCCGACTAGGTTACTATTTAAATAAGCATAGGGATTTTGCAGAGAATAACGCACGCCAACTTGTGCTGCTAAATGAACTATTTTATCGAGTTTAAGATCGGCAAAAAGCTGTTGAATTTCATCTCTATCTGCCAAGTCAATTTGGCAGAATTTAAAAGTAGATTGCTGGAACAAAATTGATAAGCGATCGCGCTTTAATTGCACGTCATAATAATCATTTAGATTATCAATCCCAATAACTTCATCGCCTCTATCTAATAAATATTTACTAACATGAAATCCGATAAAACCCGCCGCACCAGTGACTAAAATTTTCATTACTCAATTCAGGTTAATGCTCAGAGGCTATCTTACCGGAAAACTCTATCAGCACGAGCGATCGCCATTTACTTGAGTTTAGATCTTTAGGGGGCGAGATAGGAAACTCCACTCCCTCGGCTACAGTGTCAAAATAGTCTAGGGTTGCTTCAAAAAATTCTCTCCATGACACCAGAAACCGAACAGCGCGCCGCTCAATTAAGGCAAAAGCTCCAAGAAGCCAGTTATGCTTACTATGCCCTGGATAACCCGATTATGGAGGATGCGGTATACGATCGCCTCTATCGCGAACTTCAGGATTTAGAAGCTCAATATCCCGAACTGGTAACTCCAGATAGTCCGACGCAAAGGGTGGGAGAAAGACCAGCAACTCATTTTAGCTCTGTAAAGCATAATATTCCGTTGTATAGTCTGGAAAATGCTTTTGATTTGGGTGAATTAGCGAGTTGGCAGGGGCGTTGGCAACGTTATGCTAAGGAAAATTTAGCAGGTTCGGATCTGAATTTAGCTGAGTATGTGTGTGAGTTGAAAATTGATGGTTCGGCGATCGCTCTTACCTACGAAAATGGAATTTTGGTACGTGGTGCTACTCGTGGGGATGGAGTCAGTGGGGAAGATATTACTTCAAATATCCGCACGATTCGGGCTATTCCTCTGAAACTGAACTTAGAAAATCCACCAGCTTTGGTAGAGGTGCGGGGAGAAGCTTTTTTACCTCTAGATGTGTTTGAACGGATTAATCAGGAACGTTCTCAAGCAGGTGAGGCTTTATTGGCTAA contains these protein-coding regions:
- a CDS encoding DM13 domain-containing protein → MKLASALVAIAFCLVACQAQSDTQTPLGTSSPVASTSTKSQNQGAFIGQGHSTTGNTKIVTENGQKYLLLDSGFSTDNGPDLFVILHKSVPPQDYDAKNYVNLGKLEKTSGSQKYSIPANINPQDFRSVAIWCRQFNVTFGYAPLAK
- a CDS encoding NAD-dependent epimerase, translating into MKILVTGAAGFIGFHVSKYLLDRGDEVIGIDNLNDYYDVQLKRDRLSILFQQSTFKFCQIDLADRDEIQQLFADLKLDKIVHLAAQVGVRYSLQNPYAYLNSNLVGFMHILEGCRHFKPEHLVFASSSSVYGANAKMPFSVHDTVDHPISFYAATKKANELMAHSYSHLYQIPVTGLRFFTVYGPWGRPDMATFLFTKAIFEDRPIDVFNYGKMKRDFTYVDDIVAGVVKVLDNPAKVNPNWSGLDPDPATSMAPYRIYNIGNNQSVELGKFIEVLEQAIGKEAKKNFLPLQPGDVLETYADINDLAKAVDFKPQVPIEIGIPKFVDWYREYYGVEEKRRSL
- a CDS encoding (2Fe-2S) ferredoxin domain-containing protein, giving the protein MPKSKQITKFAIAGKFIGFTLKDDNQIKEIQLQTYKGEVWIKPNKELRPTLKNVISVGDLVIVEGEKHLNDKNGQTKLKAHLVTLKQPAIAVEATKHPDPLLSCTNNLLAKSINQQPIASILICQKSDCQKRGSQNVCRQIEEALRDRGLESQIIIKKVGCIKQCKSGPHMVLMPDKTRYSEVKPSRIPELIERHFSGYKQPQSA
- a CDS encoding polyribonucleotide nucleotidyltransferase translates to MEELDKSISFDGRDIRLKVGLLAPQAGGSVLIESGETSVLVTATRSSAREGMDFLPLTVDYEERLYAAGRIPGGFLRREGRPPEKVILISRLIDRPLRPLFPQWLRDDIQIVATTLSIDELVPPDVLAVTGASIAVSLAQIPFAGPMAAVRVGLVGDDFILNPTYKEIEIGDLDLVVAGTPQGVIMVEARANQLPEKDIIEAIDFGYEAVLELITAQRELLSGLNLELVQAEPPVVDLTLQEYIRAQATSEVKAIIERCEKDKNVRDAALDVVKESIVKTIDELPEDDPIKVATATNGKAVGNIFKEVTKQLMRSQIIDQKIRIDGRQLDEVRPVSCMVGLLPRRVHGSGLFNRGLTQVLSACTLGTPGDAQALADDFFGEDSKRYLHHYNFPPYSVGETRPLRAPGRRELGHGALAERALVPVLPSKEDFPYVIRVVSEVLSSNGSTSMGSVCASTLSLMDAGVPISKPVSGAAMGLIKEGEEVRILTDIQGIEDFLGDMDFKVAGTDTGITALQMDMKIAGLPVTTIADAVHQARPARLHILSKMLTAIAQPRSELSSFAPRLLTMKIEPEFIGLVIGPGGKTIKGITEKTGAKIDIEDDGTVTVSALDSEKAKKAINIIRGLTRKLNEGDVYAGRVTRIIPIGAFVELFPGQEGMIHISQLADYRVGKVEDEVSVGDDVVVKVREIDNKGRINLTRLGIHPDEAAAARANNG
- a CDS encoding DUF2808 domain-containing protein, with translation MKSPRLLGAATTFNRAYTPGATYYFNVSIPENAEGSLKQITLTQVEGEDIKYRLDETEAFEGTHRDRGADLKPIEVANNPETRTISVTFSSPVPPGKTVTIGLSPTHNPMDGVYLFKVKVFPEGDNPQALELGVGRLHFYNR